From the genome of Corallococcus macrosporus DSM 14697:
GGCTGTTGGGGCACCTGCGCACGCTGCTCGAGGCCGCGGTCGCCGCGCCGGACCGCGCCGTGTTCGCGTTGCCGGTCCTGAGCCCGGCCGAAACGCACCGGATGCTGGTGGCGTGGAATGACACCGGCGCCGATGTCACCCCGGACGTCTGCATCCACACGCTGGTTGAACGCCAGGCCGCGGCCACGCCCGAGGCGGTGGCGGTGATGGCTGGCGAGGTGACGCTGACCTACCGCGAGCTCGAGCAGCGCGCGGACCGGCTGGCGCGAACGCTGCGCCAACTGGGCGTCGGGCCGGAGGTCCGCGTGGGGCTGTGCGCGGAGCGCGACGCGGACCTGTTGGTCGCGGTGCTCGGCATCCTCAAGTCGGGAGGCGCCTACGTCCCATTGGATCCGGCGTACCCGCGCCAGCGCCTGGCCTTCATGCTGGAGGACGCCCGGCCCAAGGTCCTGGTCGGCCAGCGCGCGCTGCTCGATGGACTGCCCCCCTCGGGCGCGGTTCGTCTGGCGCTCGACGAGGCGCAGGCGGACGTCGCTGACTCCCGAGCACCCCTCGTTTCCGCGCCTGACCACCTGGCCTACGTGTTGTTCACCTCCGGGAGCACCGGCCGGCCCAAGGGCGTGGCGCTGGCGCACCGGGGGGCCGTGGCGCTCCTGCGCTGGACGACACGGGCCTTCGCGGCGGATGAGCTGGCTGGGGTGCTCGCCTCCACGTCACTCAACTTCGACCTGTCCGTCTTCGAGCTGTTCGCGCCGCTCATCCGGGGCGGCGCGGTGGTCCTGGCCCGCAACGCGCTGGAGCTGCCGACCCTCCCGGCGGCCCAGCGGGTGACGCTGGTCAACACGGTCCCCTCCGCCATGGCGGAGCTGGTGCGCGCCCGCGCCCTGCCGGACTCCGTGCGGACGGTCAACCTGGCAGGAGAGCCGCTGTCCCAGTCACTGGTGGAGGCCATCCATCAGTCCGCGCCGGGCGTGCGGCGGGTGCTCAACCTCTATGGCCCCACCGAGGACACGACGTACTCGACGTATGCCGTGGCCGCGCCCGGCGCCGCGCGCGAGCCCACCGTGGGGCGGCCCGTTGAGGGGACCCGGGCCTATGTGCTGGATGCGCTCGGCCAGCCCGTGCCCCAGGGCGTCGCGGGCGAGCTGCACCTGGGCGGCGCGGGACTCGCCCGTGGCTACGCCGACCGGCCCGAGTTGACGGCGGAGCGCTTCGTGCCAGACGCGTTCAGCCAGCGGCCCGGGGCCCGCCTGTACCGCACGGGTGACCGCGTGCGGTGGTTGCCCGACGGCGAGCTGCAGTACCTGGGGCGCATCGACCAGCAGGTGAAGGTGCGCGGCTTCCGCATCGAGCTAGGGGAGATCGAGGCGGCCCTGCGGCGGCACCCCGGCGTGCGCGACGCCGTGGTGCTGGTGCGGGAGGACGGGGCCGAAGAGGGCCGCAGGCTGGTGGCGTACATCGTGCCTCCGGCGGACGCGGTGCCGGATGCGGCGGAGCTGCGCCGCTTCGTGAAGGAGGCGCTGCCTGACTTCATGGTGCCGGCCGGGGTGATGGTGCTCCGCGCGCTGCCGCTGACGCCCAACGGCAAGGTGGACCGCAAGGCGCTGCCGGCGCCTGACGCGCTGGGCGCGGAGGCCTCGCGGACCTACGTGGCGCCGCGGGACGCCATCGAGCTCCTGCTCGCGGGCATCTGGGAGGAGCTGCTGGGCACGGGCCCCATCGGCGTCCACGCCGACTTCTTCGAGCTGGGAGGGCACTCGCTCCTGGCCATGCGGATGGTGTCACGCATTCGCGAGCGCCTGGGCCGCGGCCTGCCGGTGGTGTCGCTGTTCCAGGCGGGCACGCTGGAGGCGCTGGCGGCGCGGCTCCGGGAGGCGCCGGGGCACCTGTCTCCGCTGGTTCCCATCCAACAAGGAGGCGCCCAGCCGCCTGTCTTCTGCGTCCACCCCGTCAGCGGCAACGTGCTGCCATACCTGGAGCTGGCGCGGCGGCTCGGGCCGGACCAACCGTTCTACGCGTTCCAGTCGCCGGGCCTCGAAGGGGAACAGGCGCCGCTGGAGACGGTGGAGGCCATGGCCGCCACCTACCTGGAGGCCCTGCGCGGCGTCCAGGCGTCCGGACCCTACCGGCTGGCGGGGTGGTCCCTGGGCGGCGTGGTGGCCTTCGAGATGGCGCGCCAGTTGGAGGCGCGGGGCGAGCGGGTGGCGCAGCTCACGCTCATCGACGCCTACGCGTTCGACCAGCGGCCGGCGGAGCCGGTGAGCGGGGCGTGGATTGCCGCGCGGTTCGTGGAGTTCACCGCGCAGCTCCTGGGCCTGCCCTCGCCCACGCTGCCGCAGGATGCGCAGCCGCTGGACGAGGCCGCGCTCCTGGAGCGCCTGCTGGACCTGGGGCGGCGCACCGGCGCGCTCCCCCAGGGCGTGGGGGCGGCGCAGGTCCACGCGCTGTACCGCGTGTACGAGCGCAACCTCCGCGCGCTCTGGCGCTACGCGCCCGGGCGCTACGGCGGCCACGTGACGCTGATCCGCGCGAGCGAGACGCAGGTCCCCACCGGGACGGATGGTGGCTGGGCGGCGCTGGCGGACGGCGGCGTGACGGTGCGCGAGCTCCCTGGCGACCACCACGCCATCCTCCGGCCCCCGGCGGTCGATCAGCTCGTGGAGACGATGACGTTGAAGCCGTCTCCTTGAGCGCGGCGGGTGACGAGGCCGTGCGGCTCGTCACCCGCGCCGCGCGGCCGTCGTCGAAAGAGGCCGTGGCGCATGGCGCCGTCCGGGCGGGCGTTTGTAACGTGACGCTTCACACGGACCCGCGGCCCGCCCGGGAGCCAACACAGGTCCTCGCGAGCGTCTCCCAGCGCGGTTTCGCCGTGTGTCAGCGCCCTGTTCCAGTTCTCAAGAAAAAGTTGAAATAATTGAAAAACAAGACGCACTCCTGGTAGTCCCAGTCCACCTCCCCGCGGTACCGGAAAGGTGCACTGTATGCAGCGATGTATCGGACCCGCTCCAAGGCGTTTCATGGCTTTCTCCCTCGCGTCCGCCCTGGTGTTGAGCCAGGGGTGCCAGCCCTCCGAAGAGGACGCCCCCGTCGAGGAGTCCACGACGGCCGAGGTCTCCCAGCCCGTCTCCGTTCCGGGCTTCGCGGAGATGCATCACCACATGTTCGCCGAGGAGGCGTTCAGCGGTGGCTGGTTCCACGGCAAGCACACCGGCTCGCTGGTGAGCTGTGACGGTGGCTTCCCGGAGAGCGACCACGCGCGCGTCCGCATGGACCTGAGCTCCATGCTCAACGTGTGCCCCAACTCGGGCGGCGTGGACCTGAGCGGCGTGCCGGTGCTGTCGCAGATGTTCGGCGTGGGCGGCGCGGTGGCGTCCGAAATCATCGGTGAGATTGAAGGCACGGAGGGCGACACCGGCCTCCACCTGGGCCGCATGAGCGTGCCCACGCAGTGGCCGCGCTGGGACACCATCGCGCATCAGCAGTCCTGGGAGGGCTGGTTGCGGCAGGCGCACCAGGGCGGCATGTCCCTGGTCACCATCTCCCTGGTGAGCAACGAGTTCCTCTGCCGGGCGCTGCCGTACCAGAACCTCAAGCGGCCGTGTGACGAGATGGTGGACGTGGACATCCAGCTCCAGATGGCGCGGGACTTCGACGCCCGCACGTCCTGGGCGGAGATTGCCCTGTCCCCCGCGCACGCGCGGCAGATCATCGCCTCCGGCAAGCTGGCGATGGTGCTCTCCATCGAGTCCAGCAAGCTGTTCGGCACCAAGAACTGGCAGTCGGAGCTCAACCGCGTCTACTCGCTGGGCGTGCGCTCCATCCAGCCGGTGCACCAGCTGGACAACCGCTTCGGCGGCGCGGCGCCCCACAACGCCATCTTCCAGGTGTCCCAGTTCCTGGAGAACTGCCACGTGGACACGGACTGTGGCCTCACGGGCAACGGCTTCACGCTGGGCTTCGACGTGGACGCCAACTGCAAGAACACCAAGGGCCTGACGGCCGAGGGCCGGGCGCTGGTCGCGGAGATGATGAACAAGGGGATGCTCGTCGACGTGGCGCACATGTCCGAGCGCTCCGTGGACGAGACGTTCGCCATCGCCCAGGGCCGGAACTACTACCCCATCTACATCTCCCACGGTCATTTCCGCGAGGTGATGCACCCGGGCCTGGCCGCCAACGAGAAGACGACGCCCGCGTCCATCATCCGCTACCTGCGCCAGACGGGCGGCATGTTCGGCCTGCGCACCGCGCACGACGAGACGCGCGACTACACCCGCACGCCGGTGGCCAACAACTGCCAGGGCTCCACGCGCTCCTTCGCGCAGGCCTATGAGTTCGGCCGCCAGGGCCTGAAGGTGAACATGGGCTTCGGCGCGGACCTCAACGGCTTCATCCAGCAGACCCGCCCGCGCTTCGGTCCGCACGGCGCCTGCTCCGCGGGCTTCGCCGCCGAGGCCGCCGCCCAGGCCCAGCAGCAGCTCAGCGCCGGCCCGCCGCCGCTGGGCACGGACTTCGACAACTACGGCCTGGCCCACGTGGGCCTGCTGCCGGACATGGTGCGCGATTTGAAGCAGCTCGGCGTCAACACCACCGGCCTGGAGGGCTCCGCGGAGACCTTCATCCGCATGTGGGAGCGCGCCACCGGCACGCGCACCGGCATGGCGGACGCCGCGACGAACATCGACACCGGCGGCGTGGCGGCCTACGTGCCGAAGGAGACCCGCGCGTCCTGGTACCCCACCACCTCCACCTGCACCAACGACAGCCACTGCGCCAGCACCCAGTACTGCGGCTGGGGCCTCAACGCCGGCAAGTGCCAGAACAAGAAGGCCCGGGGCGCCATCTGCGGCAGCGACCGTGAGTGCGTGTCCAACAACTGCCGCTGGACGATGACCTGCGGCTGAGGTTGCTTCCCGGCATGTGGGCGTGTCGGCTCACATGTCGGGCGTCTCCGCGGCTGGCTGCTCGCTGAGCGGCGGCCACCGCGGGGGCTCCTTCATTCGTTGCCCGACCGGGTGCCGCATGGTATCGAAATTGAGAGTCAATATCGATATCTGGAGCATGCGTGACGACGACGACCACGACAGAGCGTGTGTACCGGCGCGGGCCGTTCCCCGTGAAGTTCCGGCTCCTGGAGGTGAAGCGGGTGACGCGGGTGACGCCGCGGATGGTCCGCATCACCCTGGCGGGCGAGGACCTGGAGGGCTTCTACAGCCCGGGCGCCGATGACCACGTGAAGCTGCTGTTCCCGGAGGAGGGCAAGCGCATGCCTGTCATCCCCACCGTGACGCCCACGGGGCTTCAGTTGAAGGAAGGCGAGCGCAAGCCGGACGCGCGGGACTACACGCCGCGCCGGTACGACGCCGCGGCGGGCGAGCTGGACATCGACTTCGTGCTGCACGGCACGGGGCCCGCGACGACGTGGGCGAGCAAGGCGCAGGTGGGCGACCTGCTGGCCGTGGGGGGCCCGCGTGGCTCCACGTACGTGGCGCAGGACTTCGACTGGTACCTGTTCGCGGGTGACGCGTCAGCGCTGCCGGCCATCGGGCGGATGCTGGCGGAGCTGCCGGAGGGCAAGCGCGCCATCGTGTTCTGCGAGGTGCCCGACGCGTCCGAGGAGCAGCCGTTCCCCACGCGCGCCAACGCGACGGTGACGTGGCTGCACCGCGACGGCGTGGAGGCGGGGCGCTCGGACGTGCTGGAGCGGGCCATCCGGGCGCTGGAGTTTCCTCCGGGGGACTGCTTCGCCTGGGTGGCGGGTGAGGCGCACACCGTGCGCCCCATCAAGGACCACCTCGTCAACGAGCGCGGCGTCAACAAGAGCTGGGTCCGGGTGACGGGCTATTGGAAGCGCGGCGCCGCGGACCACCACGACGCGAAGGGCTAGGCGCACGGCGGAGCCCGGCGCCCCCGGGCGCTGCTCAGTAGGTCTCCGCCTCGGGCAGCGCCTGCGCCGCGTAGAGGTCCACCCACGCGTAGTCCGCGGCGCCCGTGACGCCCGCGCGGTTGACCTGGTGCGGGTGTTTCTCGATGAGGAGATCGTACTTGGGGTCGAGGTCGGTGACGGTCTTGTCCTGGGGCGGACTCTGCGTGCTGTCCTTGAAGGTGACGGTCGCCTTGGCCGGCTGCGGCACGGCGTGAGAGGCCGGGGCGGGGAGGCGCGTCGCCTTGGCGCTCGGCAAATCGGTGTCCGTGCTCGGGCTGGCGTCGACGATGGTGCACGCGTCGCTCCCCTGCGGCCCATCCACGTTGAAGACGAGCGCGCCCAACATCCCGCAGAGTGAGCTGGGCGTGATGGAGGCGCCCCACGAGGGGACGAGCTGGACCTGCACCTTGGCCGCCCCGGCGGGGGGCGCATTGAAGTACTTGGACATGCGGCCGGTGAGGTGGTCGAGGCAGACCTCCAGGCCGAAGGTGATGCCGTCCATCGTGAAGATGGAGCCTCCGCCGAGCCCGGTCGAGGTGACCTCGCCCGAGACGGGGTTCTTCTTGCGCGAGAGGGACTCGTCCGCGCCCTCGGTGGGGAGGGCGATGACGTCCTTGTCGCTGACGTAGATGTTCCGCTGTCCGGGCGCCCCCCAATGGTTCGAGCGGTTTCGCAGGAAGTCGATGTGGGAGATCTTCTCCTTGTACACGAGCCCCTCGCGCAGCCCGGCCACGTCGTCCGGGCCGCCGCGTTGGATGAGCGCGTAGTTGAGGATCTCGGCGGCGAGCGGCCCGTGGAGCACGCAAGGGTCGTCCTTGTCCACGCTCACCGCCGCCGGGAGCGTGAGCTGGTAGACGTCCGCGTCGAGCTGGGTGACGGCCAGGACGACCTTCTCGCTCGACGTCTTGCCGCTGAGCTTCGCCCGCCACTGGGCCACGAGGGGGAGCAGCGCGTTCTCGGCGGGGATCGACGCGCAGCAGCCCGCCTTGTCCTTGCCCCCGTGGGTCACCTTGATCACGGTCGAGTTCGTCGCCGCCTCGGCCACCTTGAGCGCGAACTGGGTGCTCTCCGATGGCGCCTGGGGAATCTGGCCAATCGCCGTGCCGTACACGAAGAGCCAGTCCTTGTACTTCGCGTCCTGGGTCTCCTCGCGCATCGAGGACATGATGAGGTGGAGGTCGTCCACCGGATAGGCGCCGTCCACGCCACGGAAGAAGAACTCGGGCGCCATGAAGACCTTCAGCTCCTCGGGCTTGTTGTCCTTCTCCTCGGCGTAGGCCGTGCTGATGGCCGCCTTCATCAGGAGACACCGCGCGAGGAGGTCCTCCTGGTTGTTCGGCAGGCCCAGGTATTGTTGGTCAAAGGGCAGGGACCGCTTGCAGCCGTAGGTGCAGGGGCTCGGGCTGTTGCTCATGCTGGGGTAGACGTGCCCGCAATCCCAGTTGGTGTGTTGATACCTGAGCTGCAACACATGGGGCGGCGGGCCGCCGCACGTGGTGGGGTCCGCCCAGTCCGCGCAGGTGGCGCACCAGTGATACGGGCCGGAGACGTTGGACACCACCGCGCAGGTGGGGCAGTTCGCCGTGGCCGAGGGGAAGTAGTTCCCGCACCCAGCGCAATGCTTGTACAGGGTGGCGCCGCACGTGCCGCAGCCCGTCGAGGTCTTCGGGTTCTGCGCGGAGCACTTGTGGCAGCGCAGCCCCTCGGTATACCCCGGCATGACGTTGTACCCGATGAAGCGGACCTTCGTGTAACGCGAGACGGTGAAGCGCACCTCGGCGGTCTTCCCGGCCTCGACCTTGAGCGTCACCTTGCCCGTGCTGTCCGGGCCGATCCGCCAGGTCTCGCTCGCCTCCTGGTTCTTCAGGACCTTGGCGTCGAGGTCCACGATTTCAACCTGGTAGTCGCCCGGGTCGAGGTCGCCGACCTCCTTCCAGTCCTCCTTGACCTTGACCTTGCGGCTCCCGGGCCGCTCCACCTCGACCTCGCGCTCGGCCGTGGTGGGCTCGCTGACCGGCGCGCCGAGGTCGCTCGTCTTGGCGATCTTGAGCTTGACGCGCTCCTTGAGCGCTTGGCCGTCATAGCGGTTGATGAGGATGCGGACCGCGCCCTTGGGGAGGGAGACCTCCACGACGAAGGTCTGGGTGTCGCCCTCGGCCAGGGTGATGGTGTCCGCGCTCATCAGCACGGGCATGTAGCCGGCGGCGGCGATGGCGATGGCGTAGTCGCCCGGCACGAGACCGGGTTGGTCCTTCGTGAAGTCGGTGATGCCGCTCGGCCGGGTCTTGTCGAGCGCGTGCTCCGTGCTGTCCTTCTTCGCGGTGAGCTTGACGGAGATGCCCTCGATCTCCCGCTTGCTCACCTGGTCCACCACCTTGACCCTGGGCGTCGCGAGCGGGATGAGCTCATAGGCGACGACCTTGTCCTCGCCGGGGGCGAGCGTGAAGGTGAGCGGCGCTTCGGGCGTGGCGTAGCGCTTCTTGTCTTCGTTGGAGAGGACGACCGTGAACTCGTATTGCCCGGCCGAGCGCTCCTCGAACGCGGCCTCGCCCTCACCCGCGGTCATCTTCTGGGTCGTGTCCTGGGCGCCCTCCTTGAAGGTGAGGGAGACCTCGGCGTCATTGAAGCGCTGCTTGGCGTCTCCCTTCTTGACGACCTGGACCGTGACCCTGGCCTTCCGGGGCAGCACGAAGCACGCGTATTTGAGCTCGCCGGCGGACGTCACGTGGACGTTGGTGGTCTTGAAGGCCGGCGGATCGTACTTCTTGAGGAGCTCCGCATCGAGCTTCGGGCCCACGGTGTAGGTCTTCAGCTCGAGCCGCTGGAACACAGCGAAGCCCGCGTCGGTCGTCTCCGCCGTATGTTCGGAGGCCTCGACCGGGACGTGCTTGAGGTTCCTCCACTCGTCGTCCACGACCTGCGCCCAGAGCTCGCCCTTCTGCTCCAGGCACTGCTTCTGGACGGAGGGGTGCTGCGCGGCCTGGGGGCAATCCAGCTCGTAACCGCAGATCTCACACTTCATCGTTCGTCACGGCGGTGAGAGCCGCCGCCCCCCCGTCATGGCGCTGAAGCGCGCGCGGATCGCCTTTACCTTCACGTCGCCTGGAAGTGCCGTGTCGCCCAGCATCCGGTCCGCCCAGGCGCGCTCGGGCGAACGCTCGAAGCGCTCGCCGAACTCCACCATCAGCTCGATGAGGGAGACGGCGGCGCCATCGCCGCGAATCCCCAGGCGGGCCCTGGCCTCCAGGCCCGACTTCACGAGCGCCCGGAGGCGCGCCTCCCCGAGCGCGAGGGCGTGCTCCGGGTAGGTGTGGAGGATGTGCGCCTCCACCTTCTCCGCGAAGCGCGCATCCACCGTGGCCTGGAAAGCGGCCATCTGTTCGCGTCGGATATGCAACACCCCACTTCCCGTAACACGCGGCCGTACGGCCCGTCAAAGACCGCTGAGGTCGTGGCGTGTCACGAGTGCGTAGACGGGCTTCACGCCGCCGCCGGCTTCGCGAGCGAGCGGAGCACCTCGCCCGTCATCTCGACGGCGTAGTCGATCTGCTCCTCGGTGTGCGCCGTGCTGAGGAAGGTGACGTCGCGGCGCAGCAGGATGCCCCGGCGGGCCATGGCCGCCTGGAACGGCTGCATCTGCCTCGCGTGCTCCGCGGGGTCCTTGTTGAAGAGGAAGAAGGGGATGGCGTCATAGCCAATCACGCGCAGCGACGAGCCCGCGGCCTCGGCCTGGGCGTTGACGCCCTCGCGCAGCTTGCGGCCCAGGCGGGCCAGGTGCTGGACGTAGGCGCCGTCCCGGTAGTTCTTCAGCACGGCCTCGCACACGTAGAGCGACAGCAG
Proteins encoded in this window:
- a CDS encoding membrane dipeptidase is translated as MQRCIGPAPRRFMAFSLASALVLSQGCQPSEEDAPVEESTTAEVSQPVSVPGFAEMHHHMFAEEAFSGGWFHGKHTGSLVSCDGGFPESDHARVRMDLSSMLNVCPNSGGVDLSGVPVLSQMFGVGGAVASEIIGEIEGTEGDTGLHLGRMSVPTQWPRWDTIAHQQSWEGWLRQAHQGGMSLVTISLVSNEFLCRALPYQNLKRPCDEMVDVDIQLQMARDFDARTSWAEIALSPAHARQIIASGKLAMVLSIESSKLFGTKNWQSELNRVYSLGVRSIQPVHQLDNRFGGAAPHNAIFQVSQFLENCHVDTDCGLTGNGFTLGFDVDANCKNTKGLTAEGRALVAEMMNKGMLVDVAHMSERSVDETFAIAQGRNYYPIYISHGHFREVMHPGLAANEKTTPASIIRYLRQTGGMFGLRTAHDETRDYTRTPVANNCQGSTRSFAQAYEFGRQGLKVNMGFGADLNGFIQQTRPRFGPHGACSAGFAAEAAAQAQQQLSAGPPPLGTDFDNYGLAHVGLLPDMVRDLKQLGVNTTGLEGSAETFIRMWERATGTRTGMADAATNIDTGGVAAYVPKETRASWYPTTSTCTNDSHCASTQYCGWGLNAGKCQNKKARGAICGSDRECVSNNCRWTMTCG
- a CDS encoding siderophore-interacting protein, which translates into the protein MTTTTTTERVYRRGPFPVKFRLLEVKRVTRVTPRMVRITLAGEDLEGFYSPGADDHVKLLFPEEGKRMPVIPTVTPTGLQLKEGERKPDARDYTPRRYDAAAGELDIDFVLHGTGPATTWASKAQVGDLLAVGGPRGSTYVAQDFDWYLFAGDASALPAIGRMLAELPEGKRAIVFCEVPDASEEQPFPTRANATVTWLHRDGVEAGRSDVLERAIRALEFPPGDCFAWVAGEAHTVRPIKDHLVNERGVNKSWVRVTGYWKRGAADHHDAKG
- a CDS encoding MSCRAMM family protein — protein: MKCEICGYELDCPQAAQHPSVQKQCLEQKGELWAQVVDDEWRNLKHVPVEASEHTAETTDAGFAVFQRLELKTYTVGPKLDAELLKKYDPPAFKTTNVHVTSAGELKYACFVLPRKARVTVQVVKKGDAKQRFNDAEVSLTFKEGAQDTTQKMTAGEGEAAFEERSAGQYEFTVVLSNEDKKRYATPEAPLTFTLAPGEDKVVAYELIPLATPRVKVVDQVSKREIEGISVKLTAKKDSTEHALDKTRPSGITDFTKDQPGLVPGDYAIAIAAAGYMPVLMSADTITLAEGDTQTFVVEVSLPKGAVRILINRYDGQALKERVKLKIAKTSDLGAPVSEPTTAEREVEVERPGSRKVKVKEDWKEVGDLDPGDYQVEIVDLDAKVLKNQEASETWRIGPDSTGKVTLKVEAGKTAEVRFTVSRYTKVRFIGYNVMPGYTEGLRCHKCSAQNPKTSTGCGTCGATLYKHCAGCGNYFPSATANCPTCAVVSNVSGPYHWCATCADWADPTTCGGPPPHVLQLRYQHTNWDCGHVYPSMSNSPSPCTYGCKRSLPFDQQYLGLPNNQEDLLARCLLMKAAISTAYAEEKDNKPEELKVFMAPEFFFRGVDGAYPVDDLHLIMSSMREETQDAKYKDWLFVYGTAIGQIPQAPSESTQFALKVAEAATNSTVIKVTHGGKDKAGCCASIPAENALLPLVAQWRAKLSGKTSSEKVVLAVTQLDADVYQLTLPAAVSVDKDDPCVLHGPLAAEILNYALIQRGGPDDVAGLREGLVYKEKISHIDFLRNRSNHWGAPGQRNIYVSDKDVIALPTEGADESLSRKKNPVSGEVTSTGLGGGSIFTMDGITFGLEVCLDHLTGRMSKYFNAPPAGAAKVQVQLVPSWGASITPSSLCGMLGALVFNVDGPQGSDACTIVDASPSTDTDLPSAKATRLPAPASHAVPQPAKATVTFKDSTQSPPQDKTVTDLDPKYDLLIEKHPHQVNRAGVTGAADYAWVDLYAAQALPEAETY